From one Deltaproteobacteria bacterium genomic stretch:
- the dnaK gene encoding molecular chaperone DnaK, translating into MSKVIGIDLGTTNSCVAIMEAGDPKVLANAEGGRTTPSVVAFTEKGERLVGMLARRQAVTNPKNTIYAVKRLIGRKFSDPEVRKSREIVPYSIVEGPQGDAYVKIKDKEYSPAEISAMILAKMKQTAEDYLGEKVTDAVITVPAYFNDSQRQATKDAGRIAGLNVLRIINEPTAASLAYGLDKKKEEKIAIFDLGGGTFDISILEIGEGVFEVKATNGDTYLGGEDFDERVLNWLADEFKKENGIDLRQDRMALQRLKEAAEKAKCELSTTMETEINLPFITADASGPKHLMIKMTRAKLESLVSDLIDRLVPPCMTALKDAGLTMADIDEVILVGGMTRMPRVQEKVRELFGKEPHKGVNPDEVVAIGAAIQGAVLKGEVKDVLLLDVTPLSLGIETLGGVMTRLIEKNTTIPTRKSQIFTTAADNQSAVTIHVLQGEREMAADNKSIGRFELMGIPPAPRGVPQIEVTFDIDANGILNVSAKDLATGKEQSIRIQASSGLSEEEIQRMIKEAEAHSEEDRKKKELAEARNQADTLIYSTEKSIQELGDKVDDATKKTIQDRIADLRKAVETSDLEAIRRSQDNLMKASHSLAEMMYKKAASAGPREETKEEGPGKGKDDVIDAEFKDVK; encoded by the coding sequence ATGTCAAAGGTCATTGGAATCGATCTAGGAACCACCAATTCCTGCGTGGCCATTATGGAGGCCGGGGACCCCAAGGTCTTGGCGAACGCAGAGGGCGGAAGGACCACCCCTTCGGTCGTGGCGTTCACCGAAAAGGGGGAGCGCCTCGTTGGCATGCTCGCCCGCAGACAGGCGGTGACAAATCCGAAAAACACCATCTACGCAGTCAAGAGGCTCATCGGACGCAAATTCAGCGACCCAGAGGTCCGGAAATCCCGGGAAATCGTCCCGTACTCCATCGTCGAAGGCCCACAGGGCGACGCATACGTCAAGATCAAGGACAAGGAATACAGCCCTGCTGAGATCTCCGCCATGATACTTGCCAAGATGAAACAGACGGCGGAGGACTATCTCGGAGAAAAGGTCACGGATGCCGTCATCACTGTTCCTGCTTACTTCAACGACAGCCAGAGACAGGCGACCAAGGACGCGGGCAGAATCGCAGGGCTCAACGTCCTTCGCATCATCAACGAGCCCACGGCCGCGTCCCTCGCTTACGGCCTTGACAAGAAGAAGGAGGAGAAGATCGCCATCTTCGACCTGGGCGGAGGGACCTTTGACATCTCCATCCTCGAGATCGGAGAAGGGGTCTTCGAGGTCAAGGCCACGAACGGCGACACATACCTCGGCGGCGAAGACTTCGACGAACGGGTTTTGAACTGGCTCGCTGACGAGTTCAAGAAGGAAAACGGCATCGATCTCCGCCAGGACCGCATGGCCCTGCAGCGACTAAAAGAGGCTGCGGAAAAGGCCAAGTGCGAACTCTCTACCACCATGGAGACGGAGATCAACCTCCCCTTCATCACCGCAGACGCGAGCGGGCCCAAGCACCTCATGATCAAGATGACCCGTGCCAAACTCGAATCCCTTGTCTCAGACCTCATCGACCGCCTCGTGCCACCTTGCATGACGGCCCTCAAGGACGCCGGCCTCACCATGGCCGACATCGACGAAGTGATCCTTGTCGGCGGTATGACACGCATGCCCCGGGTACAGGAAAAGGTCCGTGAGCTCTTCGGGAAAGAGCCCCACAAGGGCGTCAATCCGGACGAGGTCGTTGCCATCGGTGCTGCCATTCAGGGAGCGGTCCTTAAGGGCGAGGTGAAGGACGTCCTTCTCCTCGATGTGACGCCCCTCTCCCTCGGGATCGAGACCCTGGGCGGTGTCATGACCCGGCTCATCGAAAAGAACACAACGATCCCTACGCGAAAGAGCCAGATATTCACCACTGCCGCAGACAACCAGAGCGCAGTCACCATCCATGTCCTTCAGGGGGAGCGGGAGATGGCAGCGGACAACAAGTCCATCGGACGGTTCGAACTCATGGGCATCCCCCCAGCCCCCAGGGGTGTGCCGCAGATAGAGGTCACCTTCGACATAGACGCTAATGGGATCCTGAACGTCTCGGCCAAGGATCTTGCCACCGGCAAGGAACAGTCCATCAGGATCCAGGCCTCGAGCGGGCTCTCCGAGGAGGAAATCCAACGCATGATCAAGGAGGCCGAGGCCCACTCCGAGGAGGACAGGAAGAAGAAGGAGCTCGCAGAGGCACGAAACCAGGCCGATACCCTCATCTACAGCACGGAAAAGAGCATCCAGGAACTGGGCGACAAGGTGGACGATGCCACGAAGAAAACGATCCAGGACAGGATAGCCGACCTCAGAAAGGCAGTTGAGACCTCAGATCTCGAGGCCATCCGCAGGTCCCAGGACAATCTCATGAAGGCGTCCCACTCCCTTGCTGAGATGATGTACAAGAAGGCCGCCTCAGCAGGTCCCAGAGAGGAAACGAAAGAAGAAGGCCCCGGAAAGGGCAAGGACGATGTCATCGATGCCGAGTTCAAGGACGTGAAATAA